In a genomic window of Dyadobacter fermentans DSM 18053:
- a CDS encoding c-type cytochrome, with protein sequence MLKNKIVAASFIILSGAALAGFSSKKNAFTHHAQDPWKAPAWADTLKSPYHEEPLTLAQGEELFTLYCSSCHGEGGYGDGAAGGALGQQPANFHDTLVKAQSDGALYWKMSTGRGNMPPFEDVFTAEQRWQLVAYIRHLGKSE encoded by the coding sequence ATGCTGAAAAATAAAATAGTAGCCGCAAGCTTTATTATTCTTTCAGGAGCTGCCTTAGCCGGGTTTTCTTCCAAAAAGAATGCATTCACACACCACGCGCAAGATCCGTGGAAAGCCCCCGCCTGGGCCGACACGCTGAAAAGCCCTTACCATGAAGAACCGCTTACCCTCGCGCAAGGAGAAGAGCTGTTTACATTATACTGCTCGTCGTGCCACGGCGAAGGCGGCTATGGCGACGGTGCCGCAGGCGGCGCTTTGGGCCAGCAACCGGCCAACTTTCACGACACCCTCGTGAAGGCGCAAAGCGACGGCGCGCTGTACTGGAAAATGTCGACCGGCCGCGGCAACATGCCTCCTTTCGAGGACGTCTTCACGGCCGAACAACGCTGGCAGCTGGTGGCGTACATCCGGCATTTGGGCAAAAGCGAGTGA
- a CDS encoding RNA polymerase sigma factor, whose amino-acid sequence MNKKQRIAEENEVLLNLWHQSQAGDSLAFCQLADKQYRILFNYACNFTSDREFIKDAIQDLMIHIWERRQSIQIQFVTIYFLRALRNQLMQEFRRNNGSHPFLDIDEAGQLSDYQTVETEIERKELLSENQVKVRCAIEELPRRQKEAVFLKYFEGMDNEQIADLMQVNRQSVANLLFKAISALKQHIHPISNLLLLCFALKF is encoded by the coding sequence TTGAACAAGAAACAACGCATAGCCGAAGAGAATGAAGTTCTGTTGAATCTCTGGCACCAAAGCCAGGCCGGGGACAGTCTGGCATTTTGCCAACTGGCCGACAAGCAGTATCGAATCCTGTTCAACTACGCCTGCAATTTCACTTCCGACCGCGAATTCATCAAAGACGCAATTCAAGACCTGATGATCCACATCTGGGAAAGGCGCCAGAGTATTCAGATCCAGTTTGTTACCATCTACTTCCTCCGCGCATTGCGCAACCAGCTCATGCAGGAGTTCCGCCGCAATAATGGCTCGCATCCGTTTCTCGACATTGACGAGGCTGGCCAGCTTTCCGACTATCAGACGGTAGAAACCGAAATCGAACGCAAGGAACTACTGAGCGAAAACCAGGTTAAAGTGCGCTGTGCCATCGAAGAGTTACCTCGTCGTCAGAAAGAGGCCGTTTTCCTCAAATACTTTGAAGGCATGGACAACGAGCAGATCGCCGACCTCATGCAGGTAAACCGGCAGTCCGTCGCCAACCTGCTTTTCAAAGCTATCTCGGCGCTCAAACAACACATCCACCCGATCAGCAATCTGCTGCTGCTTTGCTTCGCGCTGAAATTTTAG
- a CDS encoding PQQ-dependent sugar dehydrogenase, with product MQRKRFKWSASFLMLIALGFTQHSDRELPVVNTKNGGLFLPDGFEATVVVDSLPGRARHIAVNDNGDIYVKARFADKGESVIALRDTNKDGRADIVKHFGGAAKERAYGTAMRIYKGYLYFSSELVVYRYKLTPGKLVPDSPEEVILTDDHPHGMHEHIAKPITFDDKGFMYVPFGANSNACQEQNRTPGSKGMDPCPILEDHGGIWKFDANKTGQLQKDGTKFATGLRSVVALDWNFQDNNLYAVQHGRDDLLRLWPQLFNGWQSAMLPSEEFLRVKEGTHAGWPYCYWDQMQSKKVLNPEYGGDGKIVGQCDQYEKPLIGFPGHWAPNDILFYQGSQFPEHYKNGSFIAFHGSTNRAPYPQSSYFIGFVPFKNGQVAGEYEVFADGFAGLDPIVNVSDAVYRPMGIAMGPDGSIYIAETEKGKIWKVTYKGNKKKFNKTAMAKMEQRKTMSHIRTPDFVNDNLDKDKPVAGGKVYSVYCTACHQRNGMGDSQRFPPLGGAEWVTGDKERLIKVLLNGLEGPIEVKGQAYNNVMPQHSFLKDEEISEVLTHIRSNFGNNASPVTTEEVAKVRASLR from the coding sequence ATGCAAAGAAAACGTTTCAAATGGTCTGCCTCTTTCCTGATGTTGATTGCATTGGGTTTCACGCAGCATTCCGACCGGGAATTGCCGGTTGTTAATACGAAAAATGGCGGCCTGTTTTTGCCGGACGGCTTTGAGGCTACGGTGGTGGTCGACAGCCTGCCGGGGCGTGCGCGGCACATTGCGGTGAATGACAATGGCGATATTTACGTCAAAGCCCGCTTTGCCGACAAGGGCGAATCCGTGATCGCATTGCGCGATACCAACAAGGATGGACGTGCGGATATTGTGAAACATTTCGGCGGAGCCGCCAAAGAACGCGCTTATGGAACCGCCATGCGCATTTACAAAGGCTATCTGTATTTCAGTTCCGAGCTTGTTGTTTATCGCTACAAACTGACGCCCGGCAAACTCGTGCCCGACAGCCCGGAAGAAGTGATCCTGACCGACGACCACCCGCACGGCATGCATGAACACATTGCAAAGCCGATCACGTTCGACGATAAGGGCTTCATGTACGTGCCTTTTGGTGCCAATTCCAATGCATGCCAGGAACAAAACCGCACGCCCGGCTCGAAAGGAATGGACCCATGCCCTATCCTCGAAGACCATGGCGGAATATGGAAATTCGACGCGAATAAAACCGGCCAGTTGCAGAAAGACGGGACAAAGTTTGCCACCGGCCTTCGCAGCGTGGTAGCATTGGACTGGAATTTCCAGGATAACAACCTGTACGCCGTTCAGCACGGCCGCGACGACCTGTTGCGCCTCTGGCCGCAGCTTTTCAATGGGTGGCAAAGTGCCATGCTGCCTTCGGAGGAATTTTTGAGGGTAAAAGAAGGCACGCACGCCGGCTGGCCGTATTGCTATTGGGATCAAATGCAATCTAAAAAAGTACTGAACCCGGAATATGGCGGTGATGGTAAAATTGTAGGTCAATGCGATCAATATGAAAAACCTTTGATCGGTTTTCCGGGCCACTGGGCGCCTAATGACATCCTGTTTTACCAGGGCAGCCAGTTTCCGGAGCATTACAAAAACGGTTCGTTCATAGCATTCCACGGCTCCACCAACCGCGCGCCTTATCCGCAATCAAGCTATTTCATTGGTTTCGTACCATTCAAAAACGGCCAGGTTGCCGGTGAATACGAAGTGTTCGCAGACGGTTTCGCCGGCCTCGACCCTATTGTGAACGTAAGCGACGCCGTGTACCGCCCGATGGGCATCGCCATGGGCCCCGACGGCTCGATTTACATTGCTGAAACCGAAAAAGGCAAGATCTGGAAAGTGACCTACAAGGGTAATAAGAAGAAGTTCAACAAAACGGCGATGGCGAAAATGGAGCAGCGCAAAACGATGTCGCACATTCGCACGCCCGATTTTGTAAACGACAACCTGGACAAGGACAAGCCGGTAGCCGGCGGAAAAGTGTACAGCGTGTATTGCACGGCCTGCCACCAGCGCAACGGCATGGGCGACTCACAGCGCTTCCCGCCGCTCGGAGGGGCCGAATGGGTCACCGGCGATAAGGAACGGCTGATCAAAGTGTTGCTGAACGGACTCGAAGGCCCGATTGAAGTAAAAGGACAAGCCTATAACAATGTGATGCCGCAGCACAGCTTTTTGAAAGACGAGGAAATCTCCGAAGTCCTCACCCACATTCGAAGCAATTTCGGCAACAATGCGAGCCCTGTTACCACCGAGGAAGTAGCCAAAGTAAGGGCCTCGCTCAGATAG
- a CDS encoding PQQ-dependent sugar dehydrogenase, giving the protein MLQYSRFMKSGFTSVLALGMAFHAFGQQREVTTSLPKALRDDITIEEYMKVEPEAVRLIQHPVTGEIYYTTFFGDVVKIVIEDGKPVSKKLLSVEDHGIPRLQGAAFHGNTLFLAGNVSVNNNKGNKGRMVRYEMTKGAGTPGAAKPEMTVVFNTVEYGANKTTFDHGWNALEISPDGKYIYVNTGARTDHGEVQDNGGEYPNARDNALTANIFRFPINSKDLVLSTDLAKLKADGYIFAEGIRNAYDMAFDAKGNLFAVSNSGDYDHPEDMFWVRKGHHYGFPWIMGGIENPQQFPDFQPDPEKDPFLSKFAFAFLMKYFHNDPDFPKKPAGVKFTPAVQNLGPDANEYRDRKTGIVMDGDTTGVTVGTFNAHSSPLGIFFDTHNALGKEFTGDGFVIRYTGGPRNGVVNPNPLRRYGKDLLHLEMTYDKKADNYKTKTTSIVNNFTAPTDALLVGNTLYVIEYGGKQGGNKAGGSLWKITLPANEKMAKKTKKKTS; this is encoded by the coding sequence ATGTTACAGTACAGCCGCTTTATGAAGTCCGGATTTACGTCGGTGCTCGCCCTGGGCATGGCGTTTCATGCATTCGGACAGCAGCGGGAAGTCACGACTTCCCTCCCCAAGGCACTTCGCGACGACATCACCATCGAAGAGTACATGAAAGTGGAACCGGAAGCCGTCCGCCTGATCCAGCATCCCGTCACGGGTGAAATTTACTACACGACATTCTTCGGCGATGTGGTTAAAATCGTGATCGAAGATGGTAAGCCTGTTAGTAAAAAACTCCTTTCTGTTGAAGATCACGGCATTCCACGCCTGCAAGGTGCTGCTTTTCACGGCAATACTCTTTTCCTGGCGGGTAATGTGAGTGTGAATAACAACAAGGGCAACAAAGGCCGGATGGTCCGCTACGAAATGACAAAGGGCGCGGGAACACCCGGCGCCGCGAAGCCTGAAATGACCGTCGTTTTCAACACGGTTGAATATGGCGCTAATAAAACCACGTTCGATCACGGCTGGAATGCATTGGAAATCAGTCCGGACGGCAAGTACATTTACGTCAACACCGGTGCCCGCACCGACCATGGCGAGGTGCAGGACAATGGCGGCGAATACCCGAATGCCCGTGACAATGCCCTCACCGCAAACATTTTCCGCTTTCCCATCAACTCCAAGGACCTGGTACTATCGACAGATCTCGCGAAACTGAAAGCAGACGGCTACATCTTCGCAGAAGGCATCCGCAATGCCTACGACATGGCCTTCGACGCCAAAGGGAATCTGTTCGCGGTATCGAACTCCGGCGACTACGACCATCCCGAGGACATGTTTTGGGTGCGGAAAGGACATCATTACGGCTTTCCCTGGATCATGGGAGGCATCGAAAACCCGCAGCAATTCCCCGACTTCCAGCCCGATCCCGAAAAAGATCCTTTCCTGAGCAAGTTCGCATTCGCATTCCTCATGAAATACTTCCATAACGACCCCGACTTTCCCAAAAAGCCGGCCGGCGTGAAATTTACACCCGCGGTACAAAACCTCGGCCCCGACGCCAACGAGTACCGCGACCGCAAAACCGGGATCGTCATGGACGGCGACACCACCGGCGTTACCGTGGGAACATTCAATGCCCACTCCTCCCCGCTCGGCATTTTCTTCGACACACACAATGCATTGGGCAAAGAGTTCACGGGCGACGGCTTCGTGATCCGCTACACAGGCGGCCCGCGCAACGGAGTCGTAAACCCAAACCCATTGCGCAGGTACGGCAAAGACCTCCTGCATTTGGAAATGACCTACGATAAAAAGGCGGACAATTACAAAACCAAAACTACCAGCATCGTCAACAACTTCACCGCTCCTACCGACGCCTTGCTGGTGGGCAATACGCTGTACGTGATCGAATATGGCGGTAAGCAAGGCGGCAACAAAGCGGGTGGCAGTCTGTGGAAAATCACCTTGCCGGCCAACGAAAAAATGGCAAAAAAGACCAAAAAGAAAACCTCGTAA
- a CDS encoding RidA family protein, whose amino-acid sequence MKSERRSLIKKLFASVAGIAGIGAASKAVAEVAPAAPQKEVGDVVMHQDVPLFSGHTKFNNLVFVAGKGAHFDGDITAHTKHVLDELEKELIKAGSSMEKVLKCSVFLHDLNDYKAMNEAYKGRFGSKPPCRTTVAVYGGVPGDSLVEIDCIAYV is encoded by the coding sequence ATGAAATCTGAAAGACGATCTCTTATTAAAAAACTTTTCGCTTCCGTTGCGGGCATAGCCGGCATCGGCGCCGCTTCGAAAGCGGTGGCAGAAGTAGCCCCGGCTGCGCCCCAAAAAGAAGTCGGCGACGTGGTAATGCACCAGGACGTTCCCCTGTTCTCCGGCCATACGAAGTTCAACAATCTGGTGTTCGTAGCAGGCAAAGGCGCCCACTTCGATGGCGACATCACCGCCCACACCAAACACGTGCTCGACGAGCTGGAAAAAGAGCTGATCAAAGCCGGTTCCTCTATGGAAAAGGTCCTGAAATGCTCCGTATTCCTCCACGACTTGAACGACTACAAAGCCATGAACGAAGCCTACAAAGGCCGTTTCGGCAGCAAGCCACCTTGCCGCACCACCGTGGCCGTCTACGGCGGCGTCCCCGGCGATTCCCTCGTTGAAATCGACTGCATCGCTTACGTTTAG